A genomic stretch from Nitrobacter winogradskyi Nb-255 includes:
- a CDS encoding DUF4332 domain-containing protein: protein MTYSISKIEGLSAFEAKKLRSIGIRTTDAYLEAARTSKGRKALAARTGISEQQLLEWANLADYMRIPGMGNGKTKLLRAAGVTTVRELTHRNPARLAQAMKDANAKRKLVSALPSEKSIGDLIAQARKLPLKITY, encoded by the coding sequence ATGACATACTCGATCTCCAAGATCGAAGGGCTGAGCGCCTTCGAAGCCAAGAAGCTGAGGTCGATCGGCATTCGAACAACCGATGCTTACCTCGAAGCGGCGCGCACGTCGAAAGGCCGCAAGGCGCTCGCCGCCCGGACCGGCATCAGCGAACAGCAACTGCTGGAGTGGGCCAACCTCGCCGACTACATGCGCATTCCCGGAATGGGCAACGGCAAGACCAAGCTGCTGCGCGCGGCCGGCGTCACCACGGTACGGGAGTTGACGCACCGGAACCCGGCTCGCCTGGCTCAGGCCATGAAAGACGCGAACGCCAAGCGCAAGCTTGTCAGCGCCCTTCCCTCGGAAAAGTCGATCGGCGATCTGATCGCGCAAGCGCGAAAGCTTCCGCTCAAGATCACCTATTGA
- the folP gene encoding dihydropteroate synthase, which produces MTSADSMSRAVTDDARHPALEALLSRPCPAVMGILNITPDSFSDGGQFMTPDRAVAQARRMIADGADIIDIGAESTRPYGAQPISRDEEMRRLEPVLAAVVALGISVSIDSMKSPVVEWALGNAAAIANDVWGLQRDPDMARVVAARNAPVVVMHNRDKPDGTLDIMRDITAFFERSLKIAAQAGIPASRIILDPGIGFGKTPEQSMIALARLGELQTFGLPVLVGASRKRFISMVTPSEPQQRLGGSLAAHLIAARSGARIIRTHDVAETVQALRVAHAIETATQPGSFEP; this is translated from the coding sequence ATGACCTCGGCGGATTCCATGTCCAGAGCTGTGACGGATGATGCACGTCATCCCGCGCTTGAGGCGCTGCTGTCGCGCCCCTGCCCGGCGGTCATGGGGATCCTGAACATCACCCCCGACTCGTTCTCCGATGGCGGTCAGTTCATGACGCCCGACCGGGCCGTGGCGCAGGCGCGCCGCATGATCGCGGACGGGGCCGACATCATCGATATCGGCGCGGAGTCAACCCGCCCCTACGGAGCGCAGCCGATCTCGCGCGACGAGGAAATGCGGCGGCTGGAGCCGGTGCTCGCCGCGGTGGTCGCGCTTGGAATTTCCGTCTCCATCGACAGCATGAAGTCCCCGGTGGTGGAGTGGGCGCTCGGGAACGCGGCCGCGATCGCCAACGACGTGTGGGGATTGCAGCGCGATCCCGACATGGCCCGCGTCGTCGCCGCGCGCAACGCGCCCGTCGTCGTCATGCATAACCGGGACAAGCCCGATGGTACGCTCGACATCATGCGGGACATCACAGCGTTCTTCGAACGATCGCTGAAGATCGCGGCGCAAGCCGGCATACCCGCCAGCCGCATCATCCTTGATCCCGGTATCGGATTCGGCAAGACGCCGGAACAGAGCATGATCGCGCTGGCCCGGCTCGGCGAATTGCAGACCTTCGGATTGCCGGTTCTCGTGGGCGCGTCCCGCAAGCGCTTCATCAGCATGGTGACGCCATCAGAGCCGCAACAACGGCTCGGCGGCTCGCTCGCCGCGCATCTGATCGCGGCAAGAAGCGGCGCGCGCATCATCCGCACACACGATGTGGCCGAGACGGTGCAGGCGCTGCGGGTGGCGCACGCCATCGAGACCGCAACACAGCCGGGATCTTTTGAACCATGA
- the folB gene encoding dihydroneopterin aldolase, whose amino-acid sequence MTDTIFIRGLVIHAQHGVMAHETEVGQRFVMDIELSTDLSESSRTDRLADTVSYAGVVATASAAFKDANYKLLERAAGAVADAVLAAYPRVRTITITVHKPHAPIPAIFDDVGISLTRGRD is encoded by the coding sequence ATGACCGATACGATTTTTATCCGCGGCCTCGTGATTCACGCGCAGCACGGCGTCATGGCGCACGAGACCGAAGTCGGCCAGCGCTTCGTGATGGACATCGAACTGTCGACCGACCTGTCCGAATCCTCCCGCACCGATCGGCTCGCCGATACGGTATCGTATGCGGGCGTGGTGGCGACGGCCAGCGCCGCTTTCAAGGACGCCAACTACAAGCTGCTCGAACGCGCCGCGGGAGCGGTCGCCGATGCGGTGCTGGCGGCTTATCCGCGCGTGAGGACGATCACGATCACCGTGCACAAGCCGCACGCGCCGATCCCGGCGATCTTCGACGACGTCGGCATTTCACTTACCCGCGGCAGGGACTAG
- the folK gene encoding 2-amino-4-hydroxy-6-hydroxymethyldihydropteridine diphosphokinase, protein MASVLIALGGNVGDVRQTFRKAIANIRGMAQAALLARSSDYATPPWGEEKQARFVNACIEIDTGLDPHALLFTLQKIEKKFGRDRAAEQRWGPRTLDLDLIAYDDAILDKPELTLPHPRLFERAFVLVPLAEIAPDRIIAGQTPARALADISTAGIERLPDLP, encoded by the coding sequence ATGGCCAGCGTCCTGATCGCGCTCGGGGGTAACGTCGGAGACGTCAGGCAGACGTTCCGCAAGGCCATCGCCAACATCCGCGGCATGGCGCAGGCCGCGCTGCTCGCCCGTTCGTCCGACTACGCCACGCCGCCATGGGGCGAGGAGAAACAGGCTCGTTTCGTCAACGCCTGCATCGAGATCGACACCGGCCTCGACCCGCACGCTTTGCTGTTCACGCTGCAAAAGATCGAGAAGAAATTCGGCCGCGACCGCGCCGCCGAACAACGCTGGGGACCGCGCACGCTGGACCTCGACCTGATCGCCTATGACGACGCCATTCTCGACAAGCCGGAACTGACGCTACCGCATCCGCGCCTGTTCGAGCGCGCCTTCGTTCTGGTTCCGCTTGCCGAAATCGCGCCGGACCGCATTATCGCAGGGCAAACACCGGCCAGGGCGCTGGCCGACATATCGACCGCAGGAATCGAGCGCCTCCCCGACCTTCCCTGA
- a CDS encoding methylmalonyl-CoA mutase subunit beta, producing the protein MPAAPHEPIDPPLAADFAPALAADWRKLVDGVLKGAPFERLVGKTYDGLRIEPIYTRAEGAPPIAGRAAATPWRIMQRIDHPEPAQANAQALHDLDNGAGGLTLVFAGANGARGFGLPPTAKAVARVLDGVFLDAGITIELHIAPQSLGVAFQIADHIRTKGIDPAACDIHFGLDPLGACATSGSSTNEWAEIVAAATETAKTLAARGFKGPFLVADGRVIHDAGGSEAQELAFVLASAVTYLRALESAGVVLDDARGMIHARLSTDADQFLTLAKFRALRLLWARVEQACGLAPRPLLIAAETSWRMLTRRDPYMNMLRATVAAFSAGLGGADSVCVLPHTQALGLPDGFARRMARNTQLILLEEANLAKVADPAAGSGGIETLTRELCQKSWALFQDTERAGGAFAALEQNLIQRGVAATRDARQTSVAKRRDVLTGISEFPDLHETPIDVLDVEPVTLAPSGEAKISFEALTPIRLAAPFEQLRDHSDDWLKATGARPKILLATLGVPAGFAARAAFARSFFEAGGIEAVDPPSPRSRQGDVEGAARREDENALAEAFKASGARMVCLCSSDEVYAEQAVLAARAFHAAGAGHIYLAGRPNELEPVLRQAGVRDFIFAGNDALAVLNEVWQRLEQP; encoded by the coding sequence ATGCCCGCTGCTCCCCATGAACCCATCGATCCGCCGTTGGCAGCCGATTTCGCACCGGCGCTCGCGGCCGACTGGCGCAAGCTGGTCGATGGCGTGCTGAAGGGCGCGCCCTTCGAGAGGCTGGTGGGAAAGACCTATGACGGTCTCCGGATCGAACCGATCTACACGCGCGCGGAAGGTGCCCCCCCGATCGCCGGCCGCGCCGCGGCCACGCCATGGCGGATCATGCAGCGGATCGATCATCCCGAGCCCGCGCAGGCCAACGCGCAGGCGCTGCACGACCTCGATAACGGCGCCGGCGGCCTGACCCTGGTGTTCGCGGGGGCCAACGGCGCGCGCGGTTTCGGGCTGCCGCCGACCGCCAAGGCTGTCGCCAGAGTGCTGGACGGCGTCTTTCTCGATGCAGGCATCACCATCGAGTTGCACATCGCCCCGCAATCGCTCGGGGTCGCTTTCCAGATCGCAGACCACATCAGGACAAAAGGAATAGACCCGGCCGCCTGCGATATCCATTTCGGTCTCGATCCGCTCGGTGCCTGCGCGACATCCGGATCCAGCACCAACGAATGGGCTGAGATCGTTGCGGCCGCGACGGAGACCGCGAAGACGCTCGCCGCCCGAGGCTTCAAGGGGCCGTTCCTTGTCGCCGACGGCCGCGTGATCCACGACGCCGGCGGATCGGAGGCTCAGGAACTCGCCTTCGTCCTTGCGTCGGCGGTCACATATCTCCGCGCGCTCGAAAGCGCCGGCGTCGTTCTCGATGACGCGCGCGGCATGATCCACGCGCGGCTCAGCACTGATGCCGACCAGTTCCTGACGCTGGCCAAATTCCGCGCTCTGCGGCTGTTGTGGGCACGGGTCGAGCAGGCCTGCGGCCTCGCGCCGAGGCCATTGCTGATTGCCGCCGAGACCTCGTGGCGGATGCTGACCCGGCGCGATCCCTACATGAATATGCTGCGCGCCACCGTCGCGGCATTCTCGGCGGGCCTCGGCGGCGCTGACAGCGTCTGCGTGCTTCCGCATACGCAGGCATTGGGCCTGCCGGACGGCTTCGCGCGACGCATGGCGCGAAACACGCAGCTCATCCTGCTGGAGGAAGCCAACCTCGCCAAAGTCGCGGATCCGGCGGCAGGCTCTGGTGGCATCGAGACCTTGACGCGCGAGCTTTGTCAAAAGAGCTGGGCGCTGTTTCAGGATACCGAGAGAGCGGGTGGAGCGTTCGCCGCGCTCGAACAGAACCTGATCCAGCGCGGCGTCGCCGCGACGCGCGACGCGCGCCAGACCAGTGTCGCCAAACGGCGCGACGTGCTCACCGGCATCAGCGAATTTCCCGACCTGCACGAAACGCCGATCGACGTGCTCGATGTGGAGCCTGTCACGCTCGCGCCCTCCGGCGAGGCAAAAATCAGCTTCGAGGCGCTGACGCCGATACGGCTGGCCGCCCCCTTCGAACAACTGCGCGATCATTCCGACGATTGGCTCAAGGCCACCGGCGCGCGGCCGAAGATCCTGCTCGCCACTCTCGGCGTCCCTGCCGGCTTCGCCGCGCGCGCGGCCTTTGCCAGAAGTTTTTTCGAGGCCGGCGGCATCGAGGCCGTCGATCCGCCCTCCCCCCGCTCGCGGCAGGGAGATGTCGAAGGCGCCGCTCGGCGAGAAGATGAAAACGCGCTCGCCGAAGCCTTCAAGGCATCCGGCGCTCGAATGGTCTGCCTTTGCTCCTCGGATGAGGTCTATGCCGAACAGGCGGTGCTTGCAGCGCGGGCCTTTCATGCCGCCGGTGCAGGCCATATCTATCTGGCGGGACGACCGAATGAACTGGAACCTGTGTTGCGCCAGGCAGGCGTGCGCGATTTCATCTTCGCGGGGAACGATGCGTTGGCGGTGCTGAACGAGGTCTGGCAGCGACTGGAGCAACCATGA
- a CDS encoding GFA family protein produces the protein MTEQMSPSLTGGCQCGAIRFALTAPPVRISICHCRMCQKAAGAPFASFADIPRENFHWTRSTPATFRSSSIAERAFCAACGTPLSFSRIGGPCIEIMTGAFDRPDLLVPTGQYGTESRLGWIATIVNLPSHTTPENYGPDKMATIISHQHPDHD, from the coding sequence ATGACAGAGCAGATGAGCCCGTCGCTGACCGGCGGATGCCAATGCGGCGCCATTCGTTTCGCGCTGACGGCCCCGCCGGTGCGCATCAGCATCTGCCACTGCCGGATGTGCCAGAAAGCCGCCGGCGCGCCGTTCGCGTCTTTTGCCGACATCCCGCGTGAGAACTTTCACTGGACCAGAAGCACGCCGGCGACGTTTCGTTCGTCCTCGATCGCGGAGCGCGCTTTCTGCGCCGCCTGCGGCACGCCATTGAGCTTCAGCCGCATCGGCGGCCCCTGCATCGAGATCATGACCGGCGCTTTCGACCGGCCCGACCTGCTGGTGCCGACCGGACAATACGGAACTGAATCCCGGCTGGGGTGGATTGCGACCATCGTCAACCTGCCGAGCCACACTACACCCGAAAATTACGGACCCGATAAGATGGCGACCATCATCAGCCACCAGCACCCGGACCATGACTGA